In [Leptolyngbya] sp. PCC 7376, a genomic segment contains:
- a CDS encoding DUF4327 family protein: MSIKTMPQTIDQSKHFSIEMLKDEVQQLLEMGKVDCSQPIYVLCQFIPAREWVGVERELERHGFLLRDHIADLNPAQCWGDD, from the coding sequence ATGAGTATCAAAACGATGCCTCAGACAATCGATCAAAGTAAACATTTCTCGATTGAAATGCTAAAGGATGAAGTTCAGCAGCTATTGGAGATGGGCAAAGTTGACTGCAGTCAACCAATCTATGTGCTCTGCCAATTTATCCCCGCGCGCGAGTGGGTCGGTGTAGAGCGTGAACTCGAACGCCATGGTTTTCTCCTAAGAGATCATATTGCAGACTTGAACCCTGCACAATGCTGGGGTGACGACTAA
- a CDS encoding glycoside hydrolase family 3 N-terminal domain-containing protein has product MGALPSIDSLSLRQLIGQLIVVRSSGFLFDGDRLYPQWEEDNETLQTWIKDWSVGGVILLGGSAAEVSFKTKQLQSWADIPLLIAADIEEGVGQRFSGATWFPPPMALAEIYRKDKNKAIALAEQMGESTAREALSIGINWILAPVMDVNNNPANPVINVRAFGETPEEVSTLGAAFIRGVHRFPALTSAKHFPGHGDTAIDSHVSLPTIPHDVERLKTIELPPFQEAIATGVDTVMTAHLMISALDPERPATLSPQILTDLLRQRLAFDGLIVTDALMMGGVTNFAKSTEVAVMALEAGADILLMPPDVGVAIDAVEAAVQSGRLSVERLKESVTRIWQAKQKLVSEKTLIFPEAIAEKQTKEIVLEIFSRSSKQNGCQKFVTIDQDSPAQNLILVDSILKSDFLKPNCPAIAMPQAHGFTPQIIELSQFQNYDVTAIPTIIQIFTRGNPFTGTLIDPLTLLRKVSLKVELLAIVNYGTPYFVAEIFQAFPNIPSIFTYGQMSLSQIDACSKLFDNKASRDLSQREFT; this is encoded by the coding sequence ATGGGTGCGCTACCAAGTATTGATTCGCTTTCGTTACGGCAACTGATTGGACAACTAATTGTGGTGCGGTCGTCTGGTTTTTTATTTGATGGCGATCGCCTCTACCCTCAGTGGGAAGAAGACAACGAAACACTCCAAACATGGATCAAAGATTGGTCTGTGGGTGGGGTGATTTTATTGGGTGGTAGTGCGGCTGAGGTTTCTTTCAAAACAAAGCAGTTGCAAAGTTGGGCGGATATTCCGCTGTTGATTGCAGCAGATATTGAAGAAGGGGTGGGGCAACGGTTTTCTGGGGCAACTTGGTTTCCACCACCGATGGCTTTGGCTGAAATTTATCGCAAGGATAAGAATAAGGCGATCGCCCTTGCTGAGCAGATGGGGGAGAGTACGGCCAGAGAAGCGTTAAGCATTGGCATTAATTGGATTCTTGCACCAGTGATGGATGTGAACAATAATCCTGCCAATCCGGTGATTAATGTCCGTGCCTTTGGGGAAACGCCTGAAGAGGTTTCTACTTTGGGTGCTGCGTTTATTCGTGGCGTACATCGGTTCCCTGCGCTCACTTCTGCCAAACATTTTCCTGGTCACGGTGATACGGCAATAGATTCCCATGTATCGCTACCAACCATTCCCCATGATGTAGAGCGCCTAAAAACGATTGAGTTACCGCCGTTTCAAGAGGCGATCGCTACCGGTGTGGATACAGTGATGACGGCTCACCTGATGATTTCTGCGCTAGACCCTGAACGCCCCGCAACCTTATCGCCCCAAATTTTGACCGATTTATTACGACAACGATTGGCTTTTGATGGCCTGATTGTGACCGATGCCTTGATGATGGGTGGAGTTACTAATTTTGCTAAATCTACAGAAGTTGCGGTTATGGCCTTGGAAGCTGGGGCCGATATTTTATTGATGCCACCAGATGTTGGAGTGGCCATTGATGCCGTCGAAGCTGCGGTGCAATCCGGCCGCTTAAGCGTTGAGCGTCTTAAAGAATCCGTCACCCGCATCTGGCAAGCTAAACAAAAACTCGTTTCCGAGAAAACATTGATCTTCCCCGAGGCGATCGCTGAGAAGCAGACGAAAGAGATTGTCTTAGAGATTTTTTCCCGTTCCAGCAAACAAAACGGCTGTCAGAAATTCGTGACAATCGATCAAGATTCTCCAGCCCAAAACTTAATCCTTGTTGACTCAATCTTAAAAAGCGACTTTCTGAAGCCTAATTGTCCGGCGATCGCCATGCCCCAAGCCCATGGTTTTACGCCGCAAATCATTGAATTAAGTCAATTCCAGAATTACGACGTCACAGCTATTCCCACTATCATCCAAATTTTCACGCGAGGGAACCCTTTTACAGGAACTTTGATAGACCCTTTAACTCTGTTGAGAAAAGTCTCTCTAAAGGTAGAACTTTTAGCAATTGTTAATTATGGAACGCCCTATTTTGTCGCTGAAATTTTTCAAGCTTTCCCAAATATCCCTAGTATTTTCACTTACGGACAAATGTCGCTTTCTCAGATCGATGCTTGCTCAAAACTCTTTGACAACAAAGCTTCCAGGGATTTGTCTCAACGCGAGTTCACCTAA
- the rbfA gene encoding 30S ribosome-binding factor RbfA: MANNRRVSKVSSLIKREISMMLMQDIKDDRVGAGMVSITDVEVSGDLQHAKVFVSIYGSEEARTETMEGLRASQGFVRRTLGKRVRLRRSPDIHFIEDRSLEEGDRMIHLINKLEIKEPEELESEEVV; this comes from the coding sequence ATGGCTAATAATCGACGGGTATCTAAGGTTTCTTCGCTCATTAAGCGGGAAATTAGCATGATGCTGATGCAGGATATTAAGGACGACCGTGTTGGTGCTGGCATGGTCAGTATTACGGATGTGGAAGTGTCTGGTGATCTCCAGCATGCCAAGGTGTTTGTGAGTATTTATGGTTCGGAAGAAGCTCGCACGGAAACGATGGAAGGTTTACGAGCCAGTCAGGGTTTTGTGCGCCGGACTTTAGGGAAACGGGTGCGTTTACGTCGTTCGCCGGACATTCACTTTATTGAAGATCGTTCGCTTGAGGAAGGCGATCGCATGATCCATTTAATTAATAAGTTGGAGATTAAGGAACCAGAAGAGCTTGAGTCTGAGGAAGTGGTTTAA